Genomic DNA from Verrucomicrobiia bacterium:
GTTGTCCTCACGAGGAATTCGCGTTTATTCATGCTCATTCGCAAATGTAGGTCTTTGCGCAATGGCAAAGCAAGCGAGGGATCAATTTCGAGTTTTACATTTTGGTTTGCCTCGCGACACTCATCCGTACCCATGTCAAAGTCTGACCGCCATTCGCACACCTCCCGCTCTGTGGTTCCGTTGGCGCCGCCGGGGGCCGAGCCGGGAACCGATTACCCGCTTGCAGGAAAACCCACCCCACTCCTGTTGAAGTACCTGCTTGATCGCCCTTTGGCATGGGCGCCCGACCAGCAGATCATTTATCGAGACCTGAAAGCCCTCACTTATCGAGGCTTTTTCGAGCGCATCCAGCGGTTGGCAAACGTGCTCACCCAATTAGGCATCGGGAATGGAGATCGTGTCGGCGTGCTCGACTATGACAGCCATCGCTACCTGGAACTCTATTTTGCTGTCCCAATGATCGGGGCGGTGTTGCACACGGTAAATATCCGGCTGTCACCCGATCAGCTCTGTTTCACCATTGGCCACGCCGAGGATAAAGCGCTGTTCATCCACACCGATTTTGTGTCGTTGGTCGAGCAGATGATCTCGCGTTTGCCAACAGTCCAGCACCGAGTGCTCCTCTCCGACGATGCCTGCCCCGCTAAATCCAAGGCCGGCTTTGCCGGCGAATACGAGGCTCTTCTCCTTTCCTCACCCACGGAATTCTCTTTCCCTGATTTCGAGGAGGACACCGTGGCTACTTTGTTTTACACCACGGGCACCACAGGCGAGCCCAAGGGCGTTTTCTACACTCACCGCCAGATCGTTTTGCACACGTTCATTGTGGGTTTCACTCTGGCGACAGGGCGGCATCCGGTGGGCCTGAGCACGGACGATGTTTACCTGCCGCTGACGCCGATGTTTCATGCTCATGCGTGGGGAGTACCTTACATGGCCACCGCCCTCGGACTGAAACAGATTTATCCCGGTCGTTTTGAACCGCACACCCTGGTGAAATTAATAACGACGCATCAACCCACTTTCAGCCACGGCGTCCCGACCATTTTGCGCACCTTGCTGCAAAACCCAGCCTTCCGGGACCTGGACCTGTCCCAATTGAAAATGCTCATCGGCGGAAGCGCGCTCACCGAGGACCTGGGACGTGCCTCGAGGGCGCGCGGCATCCGGCTGCTCACCGGATACGGCATGTCGGAAACATGTCCCGTGGTGGCGTTGGGACAGGCCAAGCCAAGTCTCAGCAAACTTGAGCCCGAAGCGCAGGCTGACCTGCTGTGCCGCGCCACATTGCTTACCCCGTTTGTACGCGCTCGAATCGTGGATGACCAAGGTCGAACGCTGCCTGGCGGCCAGGAGCATGCCGGAGAACTCGTTCTGCAAGCGCCTTGGTTAACGCAAGGCTACTTTAAAGCGCCGGAACAATCCGGACACCTTTGGCGC
This window encodes:
- a CDS encoding fatty acid--CoA ligase translates to MSKSDRHSHTSRSVVPLAPPGAEPGTDYPLAGKPTPLLLKYLLDRPLAWAPDQQIIYRDLKALTYRGFFERIQRLANVLTQLGIGNGDRVGVLDYDSHRYLELYFAVPMIGAVLHTVNIRLSPDQLCFTIGHAEDKALFIHTDFVSLVEQMISRLPTVQHRVLLSDDACPAKSKAGFAGEYEALLLSSPTEFSFPDFEEDTVATLFYTTGTTGEPKGVFYTHRQIVLHTFIVGFTLATGRHPVGLSTDDVYLPLTPMFHAHAWGVPYMATALGLKQIYPGRFEPHTLVKLITTHQPTFSHGVPTILRTLLQNPAFRDLDLSQLKMLIGGSALTEDLGRASRARGIRLLTGYGMSETCPVVALGQAKPSLSKLEPEAQADLLCRATLLTPFVRARIVDDQGRTLPGGQEHAGELVLQAPWLTQGYFKAPEQSGHLWRDGWLHTGDVGTLDSQNYLRITDRIKDVIKIGGEWISSFELENALNQHPAVDEVAVIGLPDPKWGERPHALVVLLDGLSSKASAQDLVAHLHHCIEFGSIHKRAILTSIQIVESLPKTSVGKLDKKALRARLNTSSAHPQKHKGSSPKTEV